In the Arachis ipaensis cultivar K30076 chromosome B10, Araip1.1, whole genome shotgun sequence genome, one interval contains:
- the LOC107622818 gene encoding multiple inositol polyphosphate phosphatase 1 isoform X3, whose amino-acid sequence MKKPIVALLMVIFFSAFNCFNAEEAFDVRKHLSTVSRYGAVKEIANGNFIPSKVPEGCVPTHLNLVARHGTRSPTKKRIRELDNLSLRLEDLIKDARRRNLHLERVPSWLDGWKSPWQGRLKGGELISKGEEELYDLGLKIREKFPSLFDEEYHPNIYTIRATQVPRASASAVAFGMGLFSGNGSLGPGKHRAFSVISESRASDIMLRFHDCCHNYKHFREKQEPAVNKLKEPVLNEITSALIGRYGLNFTRQDISSLWFLCKQEASLLDITNQACSLFGPSEIMLLEWTDDLEAYILKGYGNSLNYRMGLPLLEDVVQSMEQAIQAEEERRPPGSFEKARLRFAHAETIIPFSCLLGLFLDGSEFKKIQKEQPLQLPPKPPQKRTWRGSTLAPFAGNNMLILYSCPAQDKSKSKHFVQVLHNEHPIPMPGCDGSDFCSFEVFKVLAQSHCLM is encoded by the exons ATGAAGAAGCCTATCGTAGCTTTGTTAATGGTAATATTCTTTTCTGCGTTCAACTGCTTCAACGCCGAAGAAGCTTTCGATGTTCGCAAGCATCTCTCCACTGTTTCCAG GTATGGTGCTGTAAAAGAAATTGCAAACGGTAATTTTATACCTTCTAAAGTTCCTGAAGGATGTGTTCCAACTCACTTAAATCTTGTG GCAAGGCATGGAACTCGTTCTCCTACAAAGAAAAGGATAAGAGAGTTAGATAATTTGTCGTTACGGTTGGAAGATCTTATAAAGGATGCCAGAAGGCGAAATTTGCATTTGGAAAGAGTTCCTTCCTGGCTAGATGGATGGAAATCTCCTTGGCAAGGAAGGCTCAAGGGTGGTGAGTTGATTAGCAAAGGAGAGGAAGAATTATATGATCTTGGACTCAAAATTAGAGAAAAGTTTCCAAGTTTGTTTGATGAAGAGTACCATCCAAACATATATACAATAAGGGCAACTCAG GTTCCTCGAGCCTCGGCCAGTGCGGTAGCATTTGGGATGGGGCTTTTTAGTGGAAATGGTAGCCTTGGACCTGGGAAACATCGAGCGTTTTCTGTTATAAGTGAAAGCCGTGCTAGCGACATCATGCTGAGATTTCATGATTGTTGTCATAACTACAAG CATTTCAGGGAGAAGCAGGAACCCGCTGTTAATAAACTTAAAGAACCTGTATTGAATGAAATCACATCTGCATTAATTGGGCGCTATGGACTGAATTTTACGAGGCAGGATATATCATCTCTTTGGTTTTTGTGTAAACAG GAAGCATCCTTATTAGACATTACCAATCAAGCATGTAGTCTTTTTGGCCCTTCTGAG ATTATGTTGCTGGAGTGGACAGATGACTTGGAGGCTTATATCCTTAAGGGTTATGGAAACTCGCTCAACTATAGAATGGGATTGCCATTACTTGAAGATGTTGTGCAGTCTATGGAACAAGCTATTCAAGCTGAAGAAG AAAGACGCCCTCCTGGAAGCTTTGAAAAGGCAAGACTTCGGTTTGCACATGCGGAAACTATAATTCCATTTTCGTGTCTGCTTGGTTTATTTCTTGATGGATCCG AGTTTAAAAAAATTCAGAAGGAGCAACCTTTGCAGCTCCCTCCAAAGCCTCCACAGAAAAGAACCTGGAGGGGTAGCACTCTAGCCCCATTTGCAGGCAATAACATGCTGATATTGTATAGTTGTCCGGCTCAAGACAAATCTAAAAGCAAGCACTTTGTGCAAGTGCTGCACAATGAACACCCCATTCCAATGCCT GGTTGTGATGGTTCTGATTTCTGTTCATTTGAGGTCTTCAAGGTATTAGCACAATCCCACTGTCTAATGT GA
- the LOC107622818 gene encoding multiple inositol polyphosphate phosphatase 1 isoform X1 — protein MKKPIVALLMVIFFSAFNCFNAEEAFDVRKHLSTVSRYGAVKEIANGNFIPSKVPEGCVPTHLNLVARHGTRSPTKKRIRELDNLSLRLEDLIKDARRRNLHLERVPSWLDGWKSPWQGRLKGGELISKGEEELYDLGLKIREKFPSLFDEEYHPNIYTIRATQVPRASASAVAFGMGLFSGNGSLGPGKHRAFSVISESRASDIMLRFHDCCHNYKHFREKQEPAVNKLKEPVLNEITSALIGRYGLNFTRQDISSLWFLCKQEASLLDITNQACSLFGPSEIMLLEWTDDLEAYILKGYGNSLNYRMGLPLLEDVVQSMEQAIQAEEERRPPGSFEKARLRFAHAETIIPFSCLLGLFLDGSEFKKIQKEQPLQLPPKPPQKRTWRGSTLAPFAGNNMLILYSCPAQDKSKSKHFVQVLHNEHPIPMPGCDGSDFCSFEVFKEKIVAPHQKHDYDTVCNPKQEPSSGSIYQMFQWLFSLSKGDKQPRDEF, from the exons ATGAAGAAGCCTATCGTAGCTTTGTTAATGGTAATATTCTTTTCTGCGTTCAACTGCTTCAACGCCGAAGAAGCTTTCGATGTTCGCAAGCATCTCTCCACTGTTTCCAG GTATGGTGCTGTAAAAGAAATTGCAAACGGTAATTTTATACCTTCTAAAGTTCCTGAAGGATGTGTTCCAACTCACTTAAATCTTGTG GCAAGGCATGGAACTCGTTCTCCTACAAAGAAAAGGATAAGAGAGTTAGATAATTTGTCGTTACGGTTGGAAGATCTTATAAAGGATGCCAGAAGGCGAAATTTGCATTTGGAAAGAGTTCCTTCCTGGCTAGATGGATGGAAATCTCCTTGGCAAGGAAGGCTCAAGGGTGGTGAGTTGATTAGCAAAGGAGAGGAAGAATTATATGATCTTGGACTCAAAATTAGAGAAAAGTTTCCAAGTTTGTTTGATGAAGAGTACCATCCAAACATATATACAATAAGGGCAACTCAG GTTCCTCGAGCCTCGGCCAGTGCGGTAGCATTTGGGATGGGGCTTTTTAGTGGAAATGGTAGCCTTGGACCTGGGAAACATCGAGCGTTTTCTGTTATAAGTGAAAGCCGTGCTAGCGACATCATGCTGAGATTTCATGATTGTTGTCATAACTACAAG CATTTCAGGGAGAAGCAGGAACCCGCTGTTAATAAACTTAAAGAACCTGTATTGAATGAAATCACATCTGCATTAATTGGGCGCTATGGACTGAATTTTACGAGGCAGGATATATCATCTCTTTGGTTTTTGTGTAAACAG GAAGCATCCTTATTAGACATTACCAATCAAGCATGTAGTCTTTTTGGCCCTTCTGAG ATTATGTTGCTGGAGTGGACAGATGACTTGGAGGCTTATATCCTTAAGGGTTATGGAAACTCGCTCAACTATAGAATGGGATTGCCATTACTTGAAGATGTTGTGCAGTCTATGGAACAAGCTATTCAAGCTGAAGAAG AAAGACGCCCTCCTGGAAGCTTTGAAAAGGCAAGACTTCGGTTTGCACATGCGGAAACTATAATTCCATTTTCGTGTCTGCTTGGTTTATTTCTTGATGGATCCG AGTTTAAAAAAATTCAGAAGGAGCAACCTTTGCAGCTCCCTCCAAAGCCTCCACAGAAAAGAACCTGGAGGGGTAGCACTCTAGCCCCATTTGCAGGCAATAACATGCTGATATTGTATAGTTGTCCGGCTCAAGACAAATCTAAAAGCAAGCACTTTGTGCAAGTGCTGCACAATGAACACCCCATTCCAATGCCT GGTTGTGATGGTTCTGATTTCTGTTCATTTGAGGTCTTCAAG GAAAAAATAGTTGCACCTCATCAGAAGCATGACTATGATACAGTCTGTAATCCGAAGCAGGAGCCATCCTCTGGCAGTATATATCAAATGTTTCAGTGGCTTTTCTCGCTCAGCAAAGGTGATAAACAGCCCAGAGATGAATTTTAG
- the LOC107622818 gene encoding multiple inositol polyphosphate phosphatase 1 isoform X2, whose translation MKKPIVALLMVIFFSAFNCFNAEEAFDVRKHLSTVSRYGAVKEIANGNFIPSKVPEGCVPTHLNLVARHGTRSPTKKRIRELDNLSLRLEDLIKDARRRNLHLERVPSWLDGWKSPWQGRLKGGELISKGEEELYDLGLKIREKFPSLFDEEYHPNIYTIRATQVPRASASAVAFGMGLFSGNGSLGPGKHRAFSVISESRASDIMLRFHDCCHNYKHFREKQEPAVNKLKEPVLNEITSALIGRYGLNFTRQDISSLWFLCKQEASLLDITNQACSLFGPSEIMLLEWTDDLEAYILKGYGNSLNYRMGLPLLEDVVQSMEQAIQAEEERRPPGSFEKARLRFAHAETIIPFSCLLGLFLDGSEFKKIQKEQPLQLPPKPPQKRTWRGSTLAPFAGNNMLILYSCPAQDKSKSKHFVQVLHNEHPIPMPGCDGSDFCSFEVFKEKIVAPHQKHDYDTVCNPKQEPSSGSIYQMFQWLFSLSKDLSIDPV comes from the exons ATGAAGAAGCCTATCGTAGCTTTGTTAATGGTAATATTCTTTTCTGCGTTCAACTGCTTCAACGCCGAAGAAGCTTTCGATGTTCGCAAGCATCTCTCCACTGTTTCCAG GTATGGTGCTGTAAAAGAAATTGCAAACGGTAATTTTATACCTTCTAAAGTTCCTGAAGGATGTGTTCCAACTCACTTAAATCTTGTG GCAAGGCATGGAACTCGTTCTCCTACAAAGAAAAGGATAAGAGAGTTAGATAATTTGTCGTTACGGTTGGAAGATCTTATAAAGGATGCCAGAAGGCGAAATTTGCATTTGGAAAGAGTTCCTTCCTGGCTAGATGGATGGAAATCTCCTTGGCAAGGAAGGCTCAAGGGTGGTGAGTTGATTAGCAAAGGAGAGGAAGAATTATATGATCTTGGACTCAAAATTAGAGAAAAGTTTCCAAGTTTGTTTGATGAAGAGTACCATCCAAACATATATACAATAAGGGCAACTCAG GTTCCTCGAGCCTCGGCCAGTGCGGTAGCATTTGGGATGGGGCTTTTTAGTGGAAATGGTAGCCTTGGACCTGGGAAACATCGAGCGTTTTCTGTTATAAGTGAAAGCCGTGCTAGCGACATCATGCTGAGATTTCATGATTGTTGTCATAACTACAAG CATTTCAGGGAGAAGCAGGAACCCGCTGTTAATAAACTTAAAGAACCTGTATTGAATGAAATCACATCTGCATTAATTGGGCGCTATGGACTGAATTTTACGAGGCAGGATATATCATCTCTTTGGTTTTTGTGTAAACAG GAAGCATCCTTATTAGACATTACCAATCAAGCATGTAGTCTTTTTGGCCCTTCTGAG ATTATGTTGCTGGAGTGGACAGATGACTTGGAGGCTTATATCCTTAAGGGTTATGGAAACTCGCTCAACTATAGAATGGGATTGCCATTACTTGAAGATGTTGTGCAGTCTATGGAACAAGCTATTCAAGCTGAAGAAG AAAGACGCCCTCCTGGAAGCTTTGAAAAGGCAAGACTTCGGTTTGCACATGCGGAAACTATAATTCCATTTTCGTGTCTGCTTGGTTTATTTCTTGATGGATCCG AGTTTAAAAAAATTCAGAAGGAGCAACCTTTGCAGCTCCCTCCAAAGCCTCCACAGAAAAGAACCTGGAGGGGTAGCACTCTAGCCCCATTTGCAGGCAATAACATGCTGATATTGTATAGTTGTCCGGCTCAAGACAAATCTAAAAGCAAGCACTTTGTGCAAGTGCTGCACAATGAACACCCCATTCCAATGCCT GGTTGTGATGGTTCTGATTTCTGTTCATTTGAGGTCTTCAAG GAAAAAATAGTTGCACCTCATCAGAAGCATGACTATGATACAGTCTGTAATCCGAAGCAGGAGCCATCCTCTGGCAGTATATATCAAATGTTTCAGTGGCTTTTCTCGCTCAGCAAAG ACTTGAGCATCGATCCGGTCTAA
- the LOC107624099 gene encoding uncharacterized protein At5g39865-like, translating to MGCASSKQKEKRCIHCNSCAYSERMPRSYSMHVHHPPQRKGDSYHVVALTSTTLGSLDHLSTKISASSGAANGFRFTNENESENEKEKEVLISNAKTWSNMIEEKLPKVVMMPKTPITTPPCDEEPETINTWELMEGLEDTTTTTSPLMRSPNHHFVRSFSFDVNVNRGHLDPNPPNNKSCCFIENNHGNDESKKGGEPYLIKKGVSECNGFSCDEEKKKICDDDDDDFKHTPFGKKEKVVFYFTSLRGVRKTYEDCCHVRLILKGLGVKMDERDVSMHSGFKEELKELLRAGGAFGKGGGLPRVFVGGNYIGGAEEIQRMHEEGKLEKLLQCCEKIDENNNVDGGGVCEACGDIRFVPCETCYGSCKIYYDEGYDDDDDDDDDDEEQQEQDSDEVGDCGFKRCPDCNENGLIRCPICCY from the coding sequence ATGGGTTGTGCTAGTTcaaagcaaaaggaaaagaggtgcATCCATTGCAACTCTTGTGCTTATTCTGAAAGAATGCCCAGAAGCTATTCGATGCATGTCCACCACCCACCTCAGAGAAAAGGGGACAGTTACCATGTTGTGGCACTTACATCAACCACACTTGGCTCTCTTGATCACTTATCAACCAAGATTTCTGCTTCTTCTGGTGCTGCCAATGGATTCAGATTCACCAATGAGAATGAGAGTGAGaatgagaaggagaaggaggtCTTGATCTCAAATGCAAAGACATGGTCCAATATGATTGAGGAGAAGTTGCCAAAGGTTGTTATGATGCCAAAGACACCAATCACAACACCACCTTGTGATGAGGAGCCAGAGACAATTAACACATGGGAACTCATGGAAGGTCTTGAggacacaacaacaacaacaagcccTTTGATGAGGTCACCAAATCATCACTTTGTAAGAAGCTTCTCCTTTGATGTCAATGTTAACAGGGGCCATCTTGATCCAAATCCACCCAACAACAAGTCTTGTTGTTTCATAGAGAATAATCATGGAAATGATGAATCCAAAAAGGGAGGGGAGCCATATCTCATAAAGAAAGGAGTTTCTGAATGTAATGGATTCTCTTgtgatgaagaaaagaagaagatctgtgatgatgatgatgatgattttaagCACACCCCATTTGGGAAGAAGGAAAAGGTTGTGTTTTACTTCACAAGCCTTAGAGGGGTAAGAAAGACTTATGAGGATTGCTGCCATGTGAGGCTTATTCTGAAAGGATTGGGTGTTAAGATGGATGAGAGAGATGTGTCAATGCATTCAGGGTTCAAGGAGGAGCTCAAGGAGCTACTCCGGGCCGGTGGCGCATTCGGTAAAGGAGGAGGGTTGCCGAGGGTGTTTGTTGGAGGAAACTACATTGGTGGAGCTGAGGAAATTCAGAGAATGCATGAAGAAGGGAAGCTTGAGAAGTTGCTTCAGTGTTGTGAGAAGATTGATGAGAATAATAATGTTGATGGTGGAGGAGTGTGTGAGGCATGTGGTGATATAAGGTTTGTGCCTTGTGAAACCTGTTATGGAAGCTGCAAAATCTACTATGATGAAggctatgatgatgatgatgatgatgacgatgatgatgaagaacaacaagaacaagatAGTGATGAGGTTGGTGATTGTGGATTCAAGCGTTGCCCTGATTGCAATGAAAATGGACTAATTAGATGCCCAATTTGCTGCTACTAG